In Candidatus Defluviilinea proxima, a single genomic region encodes these proteins:
- a CDS encoding DUF1361 domain-containing protein, whose amino-acid sequence MPTFNKLRNFFVRHRYNIAVFTLLNTACAVCIALVAARVVYSDTGRRIDLIWNLFLAWIPFILAYIAHAVSWRRIWLYLVIPFVAFLWLIFFPNAPYMLTDLQDLARRATDAPLWYDVIIVVWCSWTAMMLGVISLYLMQDIVARTFGRITGWAFVFIISALSSFGIYIGRFVRLNSWDILQNPAETAMNILGLVIDPSRRLAAFTFLYTFFFLFVYLLLYSFSHLLQEQAVIAKATPEQLEATQKANVQK is encoded by the coding sequence ATGCCTACCTTCAACAAACTTCGCAACTTCTTCGTCCGACATCGGTATAACATCGCAGTATTTACTCTGCTGAACACAGCTTGCGCTGTGTGTATTGCGCTGGTCGCCGCACGCGTGGTGTACAGCGATACAGGCAGGCGCATCGACCTGATCTGGAATCTCTTTCTTGCGTGGATACCTTTTATCCTCGCCTACATAGCACATGCTGTTTCATGGCGACGCATTTGGCTGTATCTCGTCATTCCATTCGTCGCTTTCCTCTGGCTGATCTTCTTCCCGAACGCGCCCTACATGCTCACTGACTTGCAGGACCTTGCACGTCGCGCTACTGACGCCCCTCTTTGGTACGATGTCATCATCGTTGTATGGTGCTCATGGACAGCCATGATGTTGGGCGTTATATCGCTTTATCTTATGCAAGATATTGTCGCGCGGACATTCGGTCGCATCACAGGTTGGGCTTTCGTTTTCATCATATCGGCCTTGAGCAGTTTTGGTATTTATATTGGCCGCTTCGTGCGTCTCAACTCGTGGGATATTCTACAAAACCCCGCTGAAACCGCCATGAACATCCTTGGCTTGGTTATTGACCCAAGCCGCAGATTGGCCGCTTTCACATTCCTTTACACGTTCTTCTTCCTATTTGTTTATCTTTTGCTGTACTCGTTCAGTCACTTGTTACAGGAACAAGCTGTCATTGCAAAAGCCACGCCCGAACAATTGGAAGCCACTCAAAAAGCGAATGTCCAAAAATAA
- a CDS encoding DinB family protein yields the protein MNKQDITLLYKYNQWTTAKILDAASKVTHEQFIAPASFPHGGLRSTLIHALSAEWVWRHRWEGTSLSAHLKPEDFPNVESLGARWVEEEKLLMAFVDNVTDEMLNSRFVYKNFKGTSFEKVLWQVMAHVINHGTQHKTEAAALLTDFGCSPGDIDLVYFLDAM from the coding sequence ATGAACAAACAAGACATTACACTTTTATATAAATACAATCAGTGGACCACTGCTAAAATCCTGGATGCCGCCTCGAAGGTAACGCATGAACAATTCATCGCGCCCGCTTCGTTTCCGCATGGAGGCTTGCGCAGTACACTGATCCACGCTTTATCTGCAGAGTGGGTCTGGCGACACCGTTGGGAGGGAACTTCCTTGAGTGCCCATTTGAAACCCGAAGACTTTCCAAACGTCGAGTCACTCGGTGCCCGCTGGGTAGAGGAAGAAAAATTGCTTATGGCGTTTGTAGACAATGTCACAGACGAGATGCTCAATAGTCGCTTCGTTTACAAGAATTTTAAAGGCACATCATTTGAAAAAGTGTTATGGCAAGTGATGGCCCATGTTATCAATCACGGCACACAGCATAAAACAGAAGCCGCTGCACTCCTCACAGACTTTGGCTGTTCTCCCGGCGATATTGACCTCGTCTATTTCCTGGATGCTATGTAA
- a CDS encoding DUF1361 domain-containing protein, producing the protein MYRKLVDYFSHNKYRLTMFTLLAGASVFSVAVWRVRSEFSQSVNYGFLVWNLFLAWIPFIIAYFTYTMTLSKKQVTLFVPIAAFFWLIFFPNAPYILTDFQHLAGAWRDVPVWYDVMLLIWFSFTGLLLGMVSLFLMQEIIRREFGRWFGWSFVAVVAGLTSIGVYVGRFLRWNSWDIFRNLTGMAEFTLQSAQDPSLQSIGFTSLFGAFFLFLYITLYTFGHLLLERQKNDPLEKL; encoded by the coding sequence ATGTACCGTAAACTAGTTGATTATTTTTCACACAACAAATATCGCCTGACGATGTTCACACTGCTGGCGGGCGCATCTGTTTTTTCGGTTGCTGTCTGGCGTGTGCGCTCGGAGTTCAGTCAAAGCGTTAATTATGGATTCTTGGTATGGAATTTATTCCTGGCATGGATTCCCTTTATCATCGCCTACTTCACCTACACTATGACCCTGAGCAAAAAGCAGGTCACACTATTCGTTCCAATAGCTGCATTCTTCTGGCTGATCTTCTTTCCCAATGCACCTTATATCCTAACGGACTTTCAACATCTCGCAGGCGCGTGGCGTGATGTACCAGTTTGGTACGACGTGATGTTACTGATCTGGTTCTCGTTCACAGGGCTCTTGCTGGGCATGGTTTCATTATTCCTGATGCAAGAGATCATCCGCCGTGAATTCGGGCGCTGGTTCGGCTGGAGCTTCGTGGCTGTTGTCGCCGGGCTGACGAGTATTGGCGTCTACGTTGGCCGCTTTTTGCGCTGGAATTCCTGGGATATTTTCAGGAACTTGACCGGTATGGCAGAATTCACGCTACAAAGCGCACAGGATCCAAGCTTACAGTCGATAGGGTTCACCAGTCTATTTGGGGCATTCTTTTTATTCCTGTACATTACGTTGTATACTTTTGGGCATCTGTTGTTGGAAAGACAGAAGAATGACCCGCTGGAGAAGCTATGA
- a CDS encoding alpha/beta hydrolase, producing the protein MPLPIRDETKELNDETRKDASGSFIQLSKGVTHYETANADEQETVVLVHGFSVPYFVFDSLFQFLSDSGFRVLRYDLYGRGFSDRPDTRYNIDLFVEQLTDLLDALRFTSPINLVGLSMGGPITATFTTRYPERVKSLTLIDPTGARAVAPSLMLRMVKLPFVAEAVLSVAGSGAFVKSAAKDFFDPNLVERFTEQYKSQIQFKGFQRAILSTVRNNMLGSFIETYKLIGTMDKPVALFWGRNDATVPFEYSDDLRAAIPNAEFYAIEGAGHIPHYEKPETFNPILLKFLRK; encoded by the coding sequence ATGCCACTTCCAATTCGAGATGAAACAAAAGAATTGAATGATGAAACTCGCAAAGATGCGAGTGGTTCATTCATTCAACTTTCCAAAGGCGTCACCCATTACGAGACAGCCAACGCTGATGAACAAGAAACCGTCGTCCTCGTTCACGGTTTTTCTGTCCCTTATTTTGTTTTTGATAGTCTCTTTCAGTTTTTGTCAGATTCGGGGTTTCGTGTTCTGCGGTATGACTTATATGGGCGCGGATTCTCCGACCGGCCTGACACACGCTACAACATCGACCTCTTCGTGGAGCAACTCACTGATCTGTTGGACGCGCTCCGCTTCACTTCGCCCATCAATCTGGTCGGTCTTTCTATGGGCGGACCCATCACTGCTACCTTTACCACGCGCTACCCTGAACGAGTCAAATCATTGACATTGATCGACCCAACGGGTGCAAGAGCCGTTGCCCCTTCACTGATGTTGAGGATGGTAAAACTGCCATTCGTGGCTGAAGCAGTTCTCAGCGTCGCAGGAAGCGGGGCTTTCGTCAAAAGTGCGGCAAAAGATTTCTTTGATCCCAATTTGGTCGAGCGATTCACAGAGCAGTACAAATCCCAGATCCAGTTCAAAGGGTTTCAACGTGCCATCCTTTCGACGGTGCGGAACAATATGCTCGGTTCTTTCATCGAGACCTATAAATTGATTGGAACAATGGACAAGCCCGTTGCGTTGTTTTGGGGGCGCAACGATGCTACTGTGCCATTTGAATACAGCGATGACTTGCGCGCCGCGATACCCAACGCGGAGTTTTATGCAATCGAGGGCGCCGGGCATATTCCCCATTACGAAAAGCCCGAGACGTTCAATCCTATTCTGTTGAAGTTCTTGAGGAAATAA
- a CDS encoding xanthine dehydrogenase family protein molybdopterin-binding subunit codes for MTTYTSVGKSLPRVDAHDKVTGSAPYSGDLSMPGMLHMKILFAGRPHARIKWIKTDKAEAAPGVIAVYTAKDISVNEYGLQWQDQPVLCGVGSSKAGADIVRFVGDQVAVVVAETEAQAAVAVKLIDVEYEDLPVVTDPIAAMKADSPRVHEEIDNSNICVHYKIRKGNVDEAFAKADVIVESEYVTPVQEHAYLQPEAGLAYIDEEGRITVVCGGQWTHEDQEQIAHSLNMPHDRIRVIYPAIGGAFGGREDMSVQIVLALAAWKLQRPVRIIWSRQESMIGHGKRHHVVLRAKWGATKDGKVIAIENEIIGDAGAYMYTSNKVLGNSAITSTGPYVIPNVKTDVYGVYTNNVPGAAFRGFGAPQALFMAEMQMDKLAEKLGMDSVEFRLKNALRDGDPLGVGTPSPSPVSVVQCIEAAKDKFGWDEGKLAPSNTEGYLKRGQGLAAGFKNIGFSFGYQENCWAQIEIRGKAEIDEVILHHASAEVGQGTHTVMMQMAAEAVGVPFEKVKLVASDTAVTGTSGSVSASRMTFMSGNAIRGAAELALKKWKAEERPAISEFKYLAPRTTNFEPETGYSTPNFAYAFVAQAAEVEVDTETGHVRVIRFVSADDVGQAINPALVQGQVEGAVVQAQGYAILEEYKTKNGYVLTDQLSTYLIPTILDIPEKVETVIVEVNDPNGPWGARGVGELPYLAVAPAIAAAIHDATGVWINEFPFTPERVLRALGKI; via the coding sequence ATGACTACTTATACTTCGGTTGGCAAATCGCTCCCCCGCGTGGATGCACACGATAAAGTGACCGGCTCAGCGCCTTACTCTGGCGATCTTTCGATGCCGGGCATGTTGCACATGAAGATACTCTTTGCAGGTCGTCCACATGCACGCATTAAGTGGATCAAGACCGACAAGGCCGAAGCCGCTCCCGGCGTGATCGCAGTGTATACAGCCAAAGATATTTCCGTCAACGAGTATGGATTGCAATGGCAGGATCAGCCTGTTCTCTGTGGCGTTGGCTCATCAAAAGCTGGAGCAGATATTGTCCGTTTCGTGGGCGACCAAGTAGCAGTCGTCGTGGCAGAGACGGAAGCGCAGGCCGCTGTAGCTGTCAAGTTGATTGATGTCGAATACGAAGATTTGCCAGTTGTTACAGACCCCATCGCAGCCATGAAAGCGGACTCGCCGCGCGTTCACGAAGAGATCGACAATTCCAATATCTGCGTCCATTACAAAATCCGCAAAGGGAATGTGGACGAGGCATTTGCCAAAGCGGATGTGATCGTTGAGAGCGAGTACGTCACGCCAGTGCAGGAACATGCCTACCTGCAACCGGAAGCGGGTCTGGCTTACATCGATGAGGAAGGGCGCATTACGGTTGTCTGCGGCGGACAATGGACCCACGAAGATCAGGAACAGATCGCACACTCTTTGAACATGCCGCATGACCGCATCCGTGTGATCTACCCCGCCATCGGCGGCGCATTCGGCGGGCGCGAGGACATGTCCGTGCAGATCGTGCTGGCCTTGGCCGCATGGAAACTGCAACGCCCAGTGCGCATCATTTGGTCACGGCAAGAATCCATGATCGGGCATGGGAAACGCCATCACGTCGTTCTGCGCGCAAAATGGGGAGCAACAAAAGACGGTAAAGTCATCGCCATTGAAAATGAGATCATCGGTGATGCAGGCGCCTACATGTACACAAGCAATAAAGTACTTGGAAACTCTGCCATCACATCAACTGGACCTTACGTAATCCCAAACGTCAAAACAGATGTGTACGGGGTGTACACCAACAACGTCCCCGGCGCGGCTTTCCGTGGATTCGGCGCACCACAAGCATTGTTCATGGCTGAAATGCAAATGGACAAGCTCGCCGAAAAGCTCGGCATGGACTCGGTCGAGTTCCGCTTGAAGAATGCGTTAAGAGACGGTGACCCACTTGGTGTAGGAACGCCTTCCCCCAGCCCGGTCAGCGTTGTGCAATGTATTGAGGCCGCAAAGGATAAGTTTGGATGGGATGAAGGAAAGCTCGCCCCAAGCAATACCGAAGGTTACCTAAAGCGTGGTCAAGGCCTCGCGGCTGGATTCAAAAACATCGGCTTCTCGTTTGGTTATCAAGAGAACTGTTGGGCACAGATCGAAATACGCGGCAAGGCAGAGATCGACGAAGTCATCCTCCATCATGCCAGTGCGGAAGTGGGCCAGGGCACGCATACTGTCATGATGCAAATGGCCGCCGAGGCAGTTGGTGTTCCGTTCGAGAAAGTAAAGCTGGTGGCGTCCGATACAGCCGTCACGGGTACATCAGGTTCTGTCTCCGCTTCACGCATGACGTTCATGTCTGGCAATGCCATTCGAGGTGCTGCAGAACTTGCGCTCAAAAAGTGGAAAGCCGAAGAACGCCCAGCCATTAGCGAGTTCAAATATCTCGCGCCGCGCACAACCAACTTTGAACCCGAAACGGGATACTCTACACCCAACTTCGCGTACGCCTTCGTAGCTCAAGCCGCTGAAGTGGAAGTGGATACCGAGACCGGTCATGTGCGTGTTATCCGTTTTGTTTCCGCAGATGATGTGGGTCAGGCAATCAATCCTGCCCTCGTGCAGGGACAAGTCGAAGGCGCGGTGGTGCAAGCGCAGGGCTATGCCATTCTCGAAGAATACAAAACTAAAAACGGGTATGTGCTCACCGATCAACTCAGCACGTATCTCATCCCTACCATTTTGGATATTCCCGAAAAAGTTGAAACTGTGATCGTCGAAGTCAACGACCCGAATGGTCCGTGGGGTGCACGCGGCGTTGGAGAACTTCCCTATCTTGCGGTTGCTCCAGCCATTGCGGCGGCCATCCATGATGCAACCGGCGTCTGGATCAACGAATTTCCATTTACACCCGAACGCGTTTTACGCGCGTTGGGGAAAATATAA
- a CDS encoding FAD binding domain-containing protein: MWHTYINATTIEEILKTISTQGQQTRIVAGGTDLILELERGVRKGIHTLIDITRIPQLDQITIDEDDIIHLGPLVTHNHCVASQLIRERAYPLARAAWEVGAPQIRNRGTVAGNLITGSPANDTITPLMALGASVTLRSINGTRTIKLQDFYTGVRKTVMQPDEMLVDISFPALTSSQRGTFIKLALRRAQAISVINVAVILGLDADTVRTASITLGAVAPTIIHATEAEAYLIGKKLTDVVIEEAARLTMNGSKPIDDIRGSAAYRREMVRVCTKRGLKSLLDGQDQAETMKDAVLLWGKKTVDDRPLTIHTSPSEPIQTTINGKKYVFNNGHDKTLLRLLREEGELIGTKEGCAEGECGACTVFLDGKAVMACLVPAPRAHGAEIVTVEGLAQEEKLHPVQEAFIQDGAVQCGYCTPGFVMSAAKLLEEKENITRSDIEQAITGNLCRCTGYYKIVQAIEDANKIRN, from the coding sequence ATGTGGCACACATATATCAACGCAACAACCATTGAAGAAATACTAAAGACAATCTCTACACAGGGGCAACAAACCCGTATTGTTGCGGGCGGTACAGACTTAATCCTTGAACTCGAACGCGGTGTCCGCAAGGGCATTCACACCCTCATCGACATTACGCGTATTCCCCAACTCGACCAGATCACAATCGACGAAGACGATATTATCCATCTCGGTCCACTCGTCACACATAATCATTGTGTTGCATCACAACTCATCCGCGAACGCGCTTACCCACTGGCACGCGCGGCATGGGAAGTTGGGGCACCTCAAATTCGTAATCGCGGCACCGTGGCAGGCAATCTCATCACAGGCTCGCCCGCCAACGACACCATTACTCCTCTCATGGCACTCGGCGCCTCGGTCACATTGCGATCCATCAACGGCACACGCACGATCAAACTGCAGGATTTTTATACCGGCGTCCGTAAGACGGTGATGCAACCCGATGAAATGCTTGTGGATATTTCTTTCCCAGCATTGACATCCTCCCAACGCGGGACGTTCATCAAATTAGCCTTACGCCGAGCCCAAGCCATTTCTGTCATCAATGTAGCGGTCATTCTTGGACTTGATGCTGATACCGTCCGAACAGCCTCGATCACGCTGGGAGCAGTTGCCCCCACCATCATCCATGCCACCGAAGCCGAAGCCTATCTCATCGGCAAAAAATTGACAGATGTTGTCATCGAAGAAGCCGCTCGTTTGACAATGAATGGATCCAAACCCATCGATGATATTCGTGGAAGTGCCGCATACCGCCGCGAGATGGTGCGTGTGTGTACCAAGCGCGGGTTAAAGTCACTGCTTGATGGGCAGGATCAAGCCGAAACAATGAAAGACGCGGTTTTGTTGTGGGGCAAGAAGACCGTGGACGATAGACCATTGACCATCCACACCTCCCCGTCCGAGCCCATCCAAACAACGATCAACGGCAAGAAATATGTGTTCAATAATGGACACGATAAAACTCTGCTTCGTCTTTTGCGCGAAGAAGGCGAATTGATCGGCACCAAAGAAGGTTGCGCCGAAGGTGAATGTGGCGCGTGTACGGTTTTCCTTGATGGCAAAGCAGTGATGGCATGTCTCGTCCCCGCACCTCGTGCGCATGGCGCAGAGATCGTCACAGTGGAAGGTCTTGCGCAAGAGGAAAAATTGCACCCTGTGCAAGAGGCTTTCATTCAAGATGGCGCCGTCCAATGTGGATATTGCACGCCAGGCTTCGTCATGTCTGCCGCAAAGTTATTGGAAGAAAAAGAGAATATCACTCGAAGTGATATAGAACAGGCCATTACCGGCAACCTGTGTAGATGTACGGGTTATTACAAGATCGTGCAAGCAATTGAAGATGCAAACAAAATTAGAAACTGA
- a CDS encoding class I fructose-bisphosphate aldolase → MATDIQSLLGDKAESLLGFNSPKISKERLHVPGPDFMDRVFIQSDRNNRVLNNLGWMYNSGRLAGTGYLSILPVDQGIEHSGGASFAKNPDYFDPENIIKLAIEGGCNAVASTFGVLGIMSRKYAHKIPFVVKVNHNELLTYPNSAKQILFGTIKEAYDMGAAAIGATIYFGSDDAHREIIEIAQAFSMAHELGMGTILWCYTRNNAFKKDKDYHVSADLTGQANHLGVTIEADIIKQKLPENNGGFLALNTGDSSYGKLDKRMYSELASDHPIDLCRYQVANCYMGRAGLINSGGASGDNDFAEAAVTAVINKRAGGQGLISGRKAFQRPMAEGAKLLNTIQDVYLDKSITVA, encoded by the coding sequence ATGGCTACCGATATTCAATCCCTATTGGGTGATAAGGCTGAATCCCTGCTTGGATTCAACTCGCCCAAAATTTCGAAGGAACGCTTGCATGTGCCCGGCCCAGATTTTATGGACCGTGTGTTCATACAATCGGACCGCAATAACCGTGTGTTGAACAACCTTGGATGGATGTACAACAGCGGACGTCTTGCCGGAACTGGTTACCTGTCCATTCTGCCCGTGGACCAGGGCATCGAACATTCTGGTGGTGCAAGCTTCGCCAAGAACCCCGATTACTTCGACCCCGAGAACATTATCAAGCTCGCCATCGAAGGCGGGTGTAATGCTGTCGCATCAACATTTGGCGTGCTGGGAATCATGTCCCGCAAGTATGCACACAAGATCCCATTCGTGGTGAAAGTCAATCATAACGAATTGTTGACCTACCCCAACAGCGCCAAACAGATCCTGTTCGGTACGATCAAGGAAGCCTATGATATGGGCGCCGCCGCGATCGGTGCGACGATCTACTTCGGTTCAGACGATGCACATCGTGAGATCATTGAGATCGCACAGGCCTTCTCGATGGCGCATGAACTGGGCATGGGCACAATCCTGTGGTGCTATACCCGTAATAATGCCTTCAAAAAGGACAAGGATTACCATGTCTCTGCTGACCTTACCGGTCAGGCGAATCACCTCGGTGTGACCATTGAAGCGGACATCATCAAGCAGAAACTGCCCGAGAACAACGGTGGCTTCCTCGCTTTGAACACCGGTGACAGCTCCTACGGCAAGCTCGATAAGCGCATGTACAGTGAACTCGCCAGCGATCACCCGATTGACCTGTGCCGCTACCAAGTAGCGAACTGCTACATGGGCCGCGCTGGACTCATCAACAGCGGTGGCGCCTCCGGTGACAATGACTTCGCCGAAGCCGCAGTGACCGCAGTGATCAACAAGCGCGCCGGTGGACAGGGTCTCATCTCTGGCCGCAAAGCCTTCCAACGCCCGATGGCCGAAGGCGCCAAACTCCTGAACACGATTCAGGATGTGTATTTGGATAAGAGCATCACGGTTGCGTAA
- a CDS encoding NUDIX domain-containing protein, whose protein sequence is MPQSDQGVTKDQYTVIPRTAIFLRRGESYLLLKGAPTKRLWANKYNGLGGHVERGEDILTSAKRELLEETGLTADLWLCGTLIVDAGEMGIALYIFSGKCDEGEPKPSKEGLAEWIRYDAIGELPVVEDLPVLLTKIDSMKRGDTPFSARSFYDEAGKLNVVFG, encoded by the coding sequence ATGCCTCAATCTGACCAGGGCGTAACCAAAGATCAATATACCGTCATTCCCCGCACCGCGATATTTTTGCGGCGCGGGGAATCGTATTTATTGCTCAAAGGTGCGCCGACGAAACGCCTGTGGGCGAACAAGTACAATGGACTTGGCGGTCACGTGGAGCGTGGCGAGGATATCCTGACTTCCGCAAAACGCGAACTTCTCGAAGAGACCGGCCTCACCGCGGACTTGTGGCTGTGCGGCACATTGATTGTCGATGCAGGGGAAATGGGAATTGCCTTGTATATTTTTAGCGGGAAATGTGACGAAGGGGAACCCAAACCTTCAAAAGAAGGATTGGCCGAATGGATTCGTTATGATGCCATCGGTGAACTTCCCGTTGTGGAAGATTTGCCTGTTTTGTTGACGAAGATTGATTCCATGAAACGCGGAGATACACCCTTCAGCGCCCGGTCATTTTATGATGAAGCGGGGAAGTTGAATGTGGTGTTTGGATGA
- a CDS encoding cyclic nucleotide-binding domain-containing protein has translation MTTNRAPSRIIPRAFPGIKTDEIEELISNSQVRSYVPGAVLCREDAAEDKFYMILEGEVEVTKVINNSETRLLKTLSAGDFFGEMAIIHNARRAATVTAKTNLTTLELDKAGFNRVLRNSSSIAMAMVSEISERLRENDQMAVDDLRMRASELAQAYQKLAEQELARREFLTNVAHELRTPLMVASGYLQILQKGILSGDQLAAGVDAVSRNVQQIVTLVNDILFLQEMDLVLPEFQAVDMHEAAKAVLERYASKAEERNVTLRIEPRPGLSQVSGDMKSLERALMALVDNAIKFSPKGGDVTIRFDEKDDGVFVSVEDHGIGIQKEDMARVFDRFYHLEKYGDDLFGGIGLGLAITRQVIEQHEGRLEVESTAGEGSTFTLSLKKWKALE, from the coding sequence ATGACCACAAACCGCGCCCCATCCCGAATCATCCCACGCGCCTTCCCCGGCATCAAAACCGACGAGATCGAAGAGTTGATCTCAAACAGCCAGGTACGTTCGTACGTCCCCGGCGCAGTGCTGTGCCGTGAAGATGCGGCGGAGGACAAGTTCTACATGATCCTCGAGGGCGAGGTCGAAGTCACCAAGGTCATCAACAACTCTGAAACACGTCTGCTCAAGACATTGAGCGCGGGGGATTTCTTCGGCGAGATGGCGATCATCCATAATGCGCGCCGCGCCGCAACGGTCACAGCAAAAACAAATCTCACCACCCTTGAATTGGATAAAGCCGGGTTCAACCGTGTTCTACGTAACTCAAGCAGTATCGCCATGGCCATGGTCAGCGAGATCAGCGAAAGATTGCGCGAGAACGACCAGATGGCTGTGGACGATCTGCGTATGCGCGCGAGCGAACTGGCACAAGCCTACCAAAAACTTGCCGAGCAGGAACTTGCGCGCCGCGAGTTTCTCACGAACGTGGCCCACGAACTCCGCACGCCGCTCATGGTGGCAAGCGGGTATCTGCAGATCTTACAGAAAGGCATCTTAAGCGGCGACCAGCTTGCGGCGGGGGTGGACGCGGTCTCCCGCAATGTCCAACAAATCGTTACGCTCGTCAATGACATCCTGTTCCTGCAAGAGATGGACCTCGTCCTGCCTGAGTTCCAAGCAGTGGATATGCACGAAGCCGCGAAAGCCGTTCTGGAACGTTATGCATCCAAAGCGGAGGAACGCAACGTGACGCTTCGCATCGAACCGCGCCCGGGCCTGTCTCAAGTTTCAGGAGATATGAAGTCGCTGGAGCGGGCTCTCATGGCGCTCGTGGATAATGCCATCAAGTTCAGTCCTAAAGGCGGCGATGTGACGATCCGCTTCGATGAAAAGGATGATGGTGTGTTCGTATCGGTAGAGGATCACGGCATTGGCATCCAAAAGGAAGATATGGCACGCGTCTTCGACCGTTTCTATCACCTCGAAAAATATGGTGACGATCTCTTCGGCGGCATCGGCCTTGGCCTCGCGATCACGCGCCAGGTCATCGAACAACACGAGGGCAGACTCGAAGTGGAAAGCACAGCAGGTGAAGGAAGCACGTTTACGCTGTCGCTGAAGAAGTGGAAAGCGTTAGAGTAA
- a CDS encoding adenosine-specific kinase translates to MDIQSVKIEKPENTNFILGQSHFIKTVEDIHETLVTSVPGIKFGLAFCEASGKCLIRWTGTDEAMIELAKKNAQAIGAGHSFILFLGDGFFPVNVLNAIKNVPEVARVFCATANPTEVLVAQTEQGRGILGVVDGFSPKGIEDEEGIAWRKDFLRMIGYKTK, encoded by the coding sequence ATGGACATCCAATCCGTAAAAATCGAAAAGCCTGAAAACACCAATTTCATTCTTGGTCAATCACATTTCATCAAAACAGTGGAAGATATTCATGAAACGCTGGTCACTTCGGTACCCGGCATCAAATTCGGACTGGCGTTTTGCGAAGCGTCTGGCAAGTGTCTCATCCGTTGGACTGGGACGGATGAAGCGATGATCGAGTTAGCGAAGAAGAACGCACAAGCCATTGGCGCGGGACATTCTTTCATCTTGTTCTTGGGTGATGGTTTCTTCCCTGTCAATGTGCTGAACGCAATCAAGAACGTGCCCGAAGTGGCGCGCGTTTTTTGTGCCACAGCCAACCCCACCGAAGTGCTGGTGGCCCAAACTGAGCAGGGACGTGGCATCCTCGGCGTGGTGGATGGCTTCTCTCCCAAAGGTATTGAAGACGAAGAAGGCATCGCTTGGCGTAAAGACTTCCTGCGCATGATCGGGTACAAGACCAAGTAG
- the rsmD gene encoding 16S rRNA (guanine(966)-N(2))-methyltransferase RsmD: MSLRVIAGKAKGRKLKTVEGDTTRPITDRAKESLFNVLAGDVIDSNWWDLFAGTGAVGIEALSRGATSVRFSDMNKGPIEIIKSNVEHCGFAGQSEIRRADAFAYLAAQPDRKFEYVYIAPPQYKEMWIKALELLDDNIGWLADDGWVIAQIAPREYRTSKPTLNTLEEFEQRQYGNTLLVFYQRKLS, encoded by the coding sequence ATGAGTCTCAGAGTCATCGCAGGGAAAGCCAAAGGTCGCAAACTGAAGACGGTGGAAGGCGATACGACGCGCCCCATCACAGACCGCGCCAAAGAGTCGTTGTTCAATGTCCTTGCAGGAGATGTGATCGATTCAAATTGGTGGGATTTGTTCGCAGGCACGGGTGCAGTAGGCATTGAAGCATTGAGCCGTGGTGCAACGTCTGTGCGGTTTTCAGATATGAATAAAGGGCCGATCGAGATCATCAAGTCCAATGTGGAGCATTGCGGGTTTGCGGGGCAGTCAGAGATCCGCCGCGCCGATGCGTTCGCGTATCTCGCCGCGCAACCCGACAGAAAGTTTGAATATGTGTATATCGCCCCACCACAATACAAAGAGATGTGGATCAAGGCTTTGGAATTGCTTGATGATAATATCGGTTGGCTGGCGGACGATGGTTGGGTCATCGCGCAGATCGCGCCGCGCGAGTATCGAACATCCAAGCCTACGCTGAACACACTTGAAGAATTCGAGCAACGTCAATACGGGAACACTCTTTTGGTCTTCTATCAAAGAAAACTTTCGTAA